One genomic window of Methanosarcina acetivorans C2A includes the following:
- a CDS encoding PDGLE domain-containing protein has protein sequence MSGNSNMKFLYAGIAIALLLSVLAPFLASSDPDGLESAAGGVVEESKMSEIEEMEPAVSSPMPDYAIEGMGKSGEVLAIAVGTIAVLAISFGFGKVFNKKA, from the coding sequence ATGAGCGGAAACTCCAATATGAAATTCCTTTACGCCGGAATTGCAATTGCACTTTTGCTTTCAGTTCTTGCTCCTTTCCTTGCATCCTCCGACCCTGACGGGTTGGAAAGTGCGGCTGGAGGGGTAGTTGAAGAATCTAAAATGTCCGAAATTGAAGAAATGGAACCTGCAGTAAGTTCTCCGATGCCTGATTATGCAATCGAAGGTATGGGAAAAAGCGGGGAAGTCCTGGCGATTGCAGTGGGAACAATTGCAGTACTGGCAATAAGCTTCGGGTTCGGAAAGGTCTTCAATAAAAAAGCCTGA